A genome region from Calliopsis andreniformis isolate RMS-2024a chromosome 2, iyCalAndr_principal, whole genome shotgun sequence includes the following:
- the LOC143186647 gene encoding uncharacterized protein LOC143186647 has translation MRDEVKMDANRLIAEVYKRPALWNQRHISYHNREVTNRVWMEIASIFKLPKPVLKAKWKGLRDTFRAELKKDQVYRKSKFHRNRPVWIHFKSLQFLKEQMLPRPPIWERSNSCQDDDRIPSEGEGDGALLANGSSVTIRNADDRGTIPSHLLSINNDNGLKIDSVNHIDVKQEPEENFDNLEFQSVSDNLNDNEMMLQNISPEQVLMGDNDTGIGLTVDPLEGNRFDDNYYFLMSLLPHIRTLPADRRMLLRMQMQELVYKEVYKKSSENTTSS, from the exons ATGAGGGACGAAGTGAAGATGGACGCGAATCGGCTAATCGCCGAAGTTTATAAGCGACCAGCGCTTTGGAATCAGAGGCATATCTCTTATCATAATCGCGAAGTGACGAACCGCGTTTGGATGGAGATTGCATCGATATTCAAGTTGCCTA AACCAGTATTAAAAGCAAAGTGGAAAGGTTTGCGAGATACTTTTCGGGCAGAGCTGAAAAAGGATCAAGTTTATCGGAAAAGTAAATTCCATCGAAACAGGCCAGTATGGATACATTTCAAGAGTTTGCAATTTTTGAAAGAACAAATGTTACCCCGTCCTCCGATATGGGAGCGGAGTAACTCTTGTCAAGACGATGACAGAATACCCAGCGAGGGTGAGGGCGACGGGGCACTGCTGGCAAATGGCTCGTCGGTAACAATTCGAAACGCGGATGACCGAGGAACAATACCAAGTCATCTACTGTCGATAAATAACGAcaatggattgaagatcgacagtGTCAATCACATAGACGTGAAACAGGAACCTGAGGAGAATTTCGACAATCTCGAGTTCCAGAGCGTCTCCGATAATCTCAACGACAATGAAATGATGCTGCAAAACATTTCACCCGAACAAGTATTAATGGGCGACAATGACACTGGCATTGGTCTCACGGTAGATCCCTTGGAAGGCAACCGTTTCGATGATAATTACTATTTCCTTATGAGTCTCTTGCCCCATATAAGAACGTTGCCCGCCGACAGAAGAATGCTGCTCAGGATGCAAATGCAAGAGCTGGTTTACAAAGAGGTTTACAAGAAAAGTTCCGAGAACACTACCTCCTCGTAA